In Lampris incognitus isolate fLamInc1 chromosome 20, fLamInc1.hap2, whole genome shotgun sequence, one genomic interval encodes:
- the taf6l gene encoding TAF6-like RNA polymerase II p300/CBP-associated factor-associated factor 65 kDa subunit 6L: MADKEERRFAEVPRESVKLMAESAGVELGDDVAALLAEDVCYRLREATQSSSQFMRHAKRRKLTVEDFNRALRWSNVEAICGFGAQDALHFRSVKEGELYFVEDREVNLVELALATNIPKGCAETMVRVNVSYLDGKGNLETQGTVPSAVQSLSDDLLKYYQQITRAILGEDPQLMKVALLDLQSNSKIAALLPYFVYVISGVKSVSHDLEQLNRLLHMVRSLVQNPYLYLGSYVRSLVSSVMYCILEPLAASINPLNDHWTLRDYAALLLSHIFWTHGDLVSGLYHQILLSLQKVLSDPVRPLCSHYGAVVGLHALGWKAVERVLYPHLPAYWANLQAVLDDYSVSNAQVKADGHKVYGAILVAVERLLKMKALSLSQSAEGGASGQTGLGVGAMGYRVSSPGLSPPPEPLSEAVLGIAIHLQAGGAGCPWEEWTPVPLPAMYCELYSFFGDSLAVRFSTGPGLGGCPPCALSQPSSARKEPPGSATNSDTTRKMPQLTANLNISPRQDGSPRTEPAPPSLAATGLGRSLAHSSSSVQRSRSSSSRTGQRSVGPSRDIFPKARFTSPKTGPPTFSFLIGGRQMGRRCKGRRPFQTIFPPPPPLSSVPPRAYAHKLPVIGRVGKPVRCWACSHYSLHLPL, from the exons ATGGCGGACAAGGAGGAGCGGCGCTTCGCGGAGGTTCCGCGGGAGTCTGTCAAACTCATGGCCGAGAGCGCAGGAGTGGAGCTCGGCGACGATGTGGCAGCGCTGCTGGCTGAAGACGTGTGCTACCGGCTCAGGGAAGCAACGCAG AGCAGCTCCCAGTTCATGAGACACGCCAAGAGGAGGAAGCTGACCGTAGAGGATTTCAACCGAGCTTTGCGCTGGAGCAATGTGGAG gcCATCTGTGGCTTTGGTGCCCAAGACGCGCTGCACTTCCGCTCAGTAAAGGAAGGAGAGCTTTACTTTGTAGAGGATCGTGAGGTCAACTTGGTGGAGCTGGCTCTGGCTACCAACATCCCAAAGGGCTGCGCTGAGACGATGGTGCGAG TAAATGTGTCATATCTGGATGGGAAAGGCAACCTGGAGACTCAAGGAACAG TTCCCAGTGCAGTGCAGTCCCTGTCAGACGACCTTCTAAAATACTACCAGCAGATCACACGAGCCATCCTTGGAGAGGACCCACAGCTAATGAAG GTGGCTTTGTTGGACCTTCAGTCCAACTCCAAGATCGCTGCTCTCCTGCCTTACTTTGTTTACGTTATAAGTGGG gtaaAGTCGGTGAGCCATGACCTTGAACAACTTAACAGGCTCCTCCACATGGTGAGGAGCCTGGTCCAGAACCCCTACCTGTACCTGGGCTCATACGTCCGCAGTCTGGTCTCCAGTGTCATGTACTGCATCTTGGAACCGCTGGCTGCCTCCATCAATCCCCTCAATGATCACTGGACCCTGAGGGACTACGCAGCACTCCTCCTCAGCCATATCTTCTG GACTCATGGAGACCTGGTGAGTGGTCTGTACCATCAGATCCTGCTGTCTCTTCAGAAGGTGCTATCTGACCCAGTCCGTCCACTTTGCTCTCATTATGGCGCTGTAGTAGGGCTTCATGCTCTGGGATGGAAG GCTGTTGAACGAGTGCTGTACCCACACTTACCAGCCTACTGGGCTAACCTCCAGGCAGTGTTGGATGACTACTCAGTGTCCAATGCACAGGTCAAAGCTGATGGACACAAGGTCTATGGAGCCATCTTG GTGGCAGTGGAGCGGCTGCTGAAGATGAAGGCTCTGTCTTTATCCCAGTCAGCAGAGGGAGGGGCCAGTGGCCAGACAGGCTTAGGGGTTGGTGCCATGGGCTACAGGGTAAGTTCCCCTGGCCTCAGCCCACCCCCAGAGCCTCTGTCAGAGGCTGTCCTAGGAATTGCCATCCACCTGCAGGCCGGTGGGGCCGGCTGCCCCTGGGAGGAGTGGACCCCTGTTCCGCTGCCTGCTATGTACTGTGAACTCTACTCTTTCTTTGGAGACAGCCTGGCAGTCAGGTTTAGCACTGGACCTGGACTCGGGGGCTGCCCACCCTGTGCCCTCTCCCAGCCCAGCAGTGCGAGGAAAGAGCCCCCCGGCTCTGCCACCAACTCGGATACTACCCGTAAAATGCCACAGCTGACTGCCAACCTCAACATCAGCCCTAGGCAAGATGGGAGTCCTCGCACAGAGCCTGCTCCACCTAGCTTAGCTGCTACTGGCCTTGGGAG GTCTCTGGCTCACTCTTCTTCCTCGGTACAGCGCTCCAGGTCCTCATCCTCACGTACAGGCCAACGTTCAGTGGGTCCATCCCGTGACATCTTCCCGAAGGCACGCTTCACCTCTCCAAAAACTGGACCTCCAACATTCTCATTCCTTATTGGTGGACGGCAGATGGGCCGACGTTGCAAAGGGCGGCGGCCCTTCCAGACCATTTTCCCCCCACCACCGCCACTGTCTTCTGTCCCACCCCGCGCCTACGCCCACAAGCTGCCCGTCATCGGCAGAGTGGGCAAGCCTGTTCGCTGTTGGGCGTGTTCACATTACTCCCTTCACCTGCCCCTCTGA